In one Pseudomonas sp. SCA2728.1_7 genomic region, the following are encoded:
- a CDS encoding efflux transporter outer membrane subunit translates to MTDRSLINLATVRGSRLLSLSLCVAMLSACAVGPDYQRPQTVEIAQYKEAEGWTQANPSDSLARGAWWELYGDQQLNGLIEKLNNSNQTVAQSEAQYRQAQALVRSARGAFYPSVDLSLGKTRSSQGTGSSSSSLSSSSSGIRDTYNAELGVSWEADVWGKLRRGLEADEASAQASFADLAAMRLSQQSELVQNYLQLRVIDQQKRLLEATVAAYERSLKMTQNQYRAGVSGRDAVAQAQTQLKSTQADLVDLIWQRAQFENAIAVLTGQAPADFNIAEVQTIPKLPQVPLSLPSQLLERRPDIASAERSVIAANANIGVAKAAYYPDLSLSLSGGYSSSTSQNLISLPNRFWSVGPKLALPLFDGGIRSAEVDRTEAVYDQTVAKYRQTVLDGFREVENYLVQLKVYEDEAAVRQEALDAARDSLRLTENQYKAGLIAYIDVVVVQATALSNERSVLNILQSRLIASVQLIAALGGGWDGQLDVSDAQ, encoded by the coding sequence ATGACTGACCGTTCGCTTATCAATCTGGCCACTGTACGAGGCTCGCGTCTGCTGAGCCTGTCGCTGTGCGTGGCGATGCTCAGTGCCTGCGCTGTCGGCCCGGACTACCAGCGCCCGCAAACCGTGGAAATCGCCCAGTACAAGGAGGCCGAAGGCTGGACTCAGGCCAACCCGAGTGATTCGTTGGCCCGGGGTGCGTGGTGGGAGTTGTACGGCGATCAGCAGCTCAACGGCTTGATCGAAAAACTCAACAATTCCAACCAGACCGTCGCGCAGTCGGAAGCCCAGTACCGACAAGCGCAGGCGTTGGTGCGCAGCGCGCGCGGGGCGTTTTACCCGAGTGTCGATCTGAGCTTGGGTAAAACCCGCTCCAGCCAGGGCACCGGCAGCAGCAGTTCCAGTCTGAGCAGTTCCTCCAGCGGTATCCGCGACACCTACAACGCTGAGCTGGGCGTCAGTTGGGAAGCCGATGTGTGGGGCAAGTTGCGCCGTGGACTGGAAGCCGATGAGGCCAGTGCCCAGGCCAGTTTTGCCGATCTGGCGGCGATGCGCCTGAGTCAGCAGTCGGAGCTGGTGCAGAACTACCTGCAATTGCGCGTGATCGATCAGCAAAAACGTCTGCTCGAAGCCACGGTTGCTGCTTACGAACGCTCGCTGAAAATGACCCAGAACCAATACCGCGCGGGCGTTTCCGGGCGCGATGCGGTAGCACAGGCGCAGACGCAACTGAAAAGCACCCAGGCCGATCTGGTTGACCTGATCTGGCAGCGTGCGCAGTTCGAAAATGCGATTGCCGTGCTGACCGGTCAAGCGCCGGCGGATTTCAACATTGCTGAAGTGCAGACCATTCCGAAGTTGCCGCAGGTGCCATTGAGCTTGCCCTCGCAGTTGCTGGAACGGCGCCCGGACATCGCCTCGGCAGAGCGCTCGGTGATCGCCGCCAACGCCAACATCGGCGTGGCCAAAGCCGCGTATTACCCGGATCTGAGCTTGAGTCTGAGCGGCGGCTACAGCAGCAGTACCTCGCAGAACCTGATCAGCCTGCCGAACCGCTTCTGGTCGGTCGGGCCGAAACTGGCGTTGCCGCTGTTCGACGGTGGCATACGTTCGGCAGAAGTCGACCGCACCGAGGCGGTATACGACCAGACCGTGGCCAAGTACCGCCAGACCGTGCTCGACGGTTTCCGCGAGGTGGAAAACTACCTGGTGCAGCTCAAGGTCTACGAGGATGAAGCGGCGGTGCGCCAGGAAGCCCTCGATGCCGCCCGCGACTCCCTGCGCCTGACGGAAAATCAGTACAAGGCCGGGTTGATTGCTTACATCGACGTCGTGGTGGTGCAAGCCACGGCACTGAGCAACGAGCGCAGCGTGCTGAACATTCTGCAAAGCCGTTTGATCGCCAGCGTGCAACTGATTGCGGCACTGGGCGGTGGCTGGGACGGGCAACTGGATGTCAGTGACGCCCAATAA
- a CDS encoding EAL domain-containing protein, whose product MLIGSYSSTLVFISLCVAILASYTALDLTGRIATAKGRAVHFWTAGGAFAMGIGVWSMHFIGMLAFKLPIDLGYDITLTALSLLIAVLSCGFALWLVSQPKLPILQLAFGALIMGAGISAMHYTGMAAMRMTPGIDYDPTLFGASLLIAVGASAAALWIAFRLRQHSPYVRLIRGGAAIIMGIAIVGMHYTGMAAAQFPDGSFCGATVNGLKGNGLDSLVLITTLAVLSIALLTSILDARLEARTADLAHSLTVANRELTQLALHDTLTGLPNRMLLDDRINQAMKKVHEQGGCFALMFIDLDGFKPVNDAFGHHMGDQLLREVGVRLREDLRGPDTLARIGGDEFVLLVRLTEPNDALGLAARQVGLIAQSFRVAEHDLQISASVGIALYPGNGQNAQELLMNADAAMYHAKGGGKNGYSFFDASMNNNARKQLQLLQDLRAALEHSQFSLYYQPKFDAANGRPVGAEALLRWQHPIHGMLMPDKFIELAEKSGLIIPIGEWVLNEACRQMREWYVLGYTDWRIAVNLSALQFCHTGLVRSVAKALATHHLPANSLTLEITETTAMSDADASMTVLQELSDMGVDLSIDDFGTGYSSLMYLKRLPANELKIDRGFVRDLEHDSDDAAIVSAIVALGQALGLRIVAEGVETGVQQEFLTQLGCDSLQGYLLGHPMPADKFMQDIARGEQLAAV is encoded by the coding sequence ATGCTCATCGGTAGTTATTCCTCCACCCTGGTTTTCATTTCGTTGTGTGTGGCGATTCTCGCCTCGTACACCGCCCTCGATCTCACCGGTCGCATTGCCACGGCCAAGGGCCGAGCTGTTCATTTCTGGACGGCCGGAGGTGCGTTTGCCATGGGCATCGGCGTCTGGTCGATGCACTTCATTGGCATGCTCGCCTTCAAGCTGCCGATCGATCTCGGCTACGACATCACCCTGACCGCGCTGTCACTGCTGATCGCGGTCTTGTCCTGCGGGTTTGCCTTGTGGCTGGTCAGCCAGCCGAAGCTGCCGATTCTGCAACTGGCGTTTGGCGCGCTGATCATGGGGGCCGGGATCAGTGCCATGCATTACACCGGCATGGCGGCGATGCGCATGACCCCGGGGATCGACTACGATCCGACGCTGTTTGGCGCCTCGCTGCTCATCGCGGTCGGCGCGTCGGCGGCGGCGCTGTGGATCGCCTTTCGCCTGCGTCAGCATTCGCCGTACGTGCGGCTGATTCGTGGCGGCGCAGCAATCATCATGGGCATCGCCATTGTCGGCATGCATTACACCGGCATGGCCGCCGCGCAATTCCCTGATGGCAGTTTCTGTGGCGCCACCGTCAATGGCTTGAAGGGCAACGGCCTCGACAGTCTGGTGTTGATCACCACGTTGGCAGTGCTGTCGATTGCCTTGCTGACCTCGATTCTCGACGCACGCCTCGAAGCGCGCACCGCTGATCTGGCGCACTCGCTGACCGTGGCCAACCGCGAACTCACGCAATTGGCCCTGCACGACACCCTGACTGGCCTGCCGAACCGCATGTTGCTCGACGACCGGATCAATCAGGCGATGAAAAAGGTTCATGAGCAGGGCGGCTGTTTTGCCTTGATGTTCATCGATCTGGACGGCTTCAAACCGGTCAACGATGCGTTCGGTCACCATATGGGCGACCAGTTGTTGCGCGAAGTGGGGGTGCGTCTGCGTGAAGATTTGCGCGGCCCGGACACACTGGCGCGCATCGGTGGCGATGAATTCGTGTTGCTGGTGCGCCTGACCGAACCCAATGACGCACTGGGGCTGGCGGCACGTCAGGTTGGCCTGATCGCGCAATCTTTCCGCGTGGCCGAACACGACTTGCAAATTTCCGCCAGCGTCGGCATTGCCCTGTATCCGGGCAATGGCCAGAACGCGCAGGAGTTGCTGATGAACGCCGACGCGGCGATGTACCACGCCAAGGGCGGCGGCAAAAACGGTTACAGCTTTTTCGACGCGTCGATGAACAACAACGCGCGCAAGCAGTTGCAGTTGTTGCAGGACCTGCGCGCGGCGCTGGAGCACAGCCAGTTCAGTCTGTATTACCAGCCGAAGTTCGACGCCGCCAATGGCCGACCGGTCGGCGCTGAAGCGCTGTTGCGCTGGCAGCACCCGATTCACGGCATGCTGATGCCGGACAAGTTCATCGAACTGGCGGAGAAATCCGGGCTGATCATTCCGATCGGTGAATGGGTGCTCAATGAAGCCTGCCGGCAGATGCGCGAATGGTACGTGCTCGGTTACACCGATTGGCGCATTGCGGTGAACCTGTCAGCCCTGCAGTTCTGCCACACCGGGCTGGTGCGCAGCGTGGCCAAGGCGTTGGCTACGCACCACTTGCCGGCGAACAGCCTGACCCTGGAAATCACCGAAACCACGGCGATGAGCGATGCCGATGCGAGCATGACGGTATTGCAGGAGTTGTCGGACATGGGCGTCGATCTGTCGATCGATGACTTCGGCACCGGTTATTCCAGCCTGATGTACCTCAAGCGCTTGCCGGCCAACGAGCTGAAGATTGACCGTGGCTTTGTGCGCGATCTGGAACATGACAGTGACGACGCGGCGATTGTCTCGGCGATTGTCGCGTTGGGGCAGGCGCTCGGTTTGCGCATTGTCGCTGAAGGCGTGGAAACCGGTGTGCAGCAGGAATTTCTGACGCAGTTGGGCTGTGATTCGTTGCAGGGCTATCTGTTGGGGCATCCGATGCCGGCGGACAAATTCATGCAGGATATTGCGCGTGGTGAGCAGTTAGCGGCGGTCTGA
- a CDS encoding SDR family oxidoreductase encodes MDKVIVITGGGRGIGAATALLAAEQGYRICINYQSDEQAAQSVLEQVRALGAQAIAVRADVSIEDEVIALFHRVDTELGRVTALVNNAGTVGQKSRVDEMSEFRILKIMKTNVLAPILCAKHAILRMSPKHGGQGGSIVNVSSVASRLGSPNEYVDYAASKGALDTFTIGLSKEVAGEGIRVNAVRPGYIYTDFHALSGDPDRVSKLESAIPMARGGRPDEVAEAIVWLLSDKASYATGTFVDLGGGR; translated from the coding sequence ATGGATAAAGTCATTGTGATCACCGGTGGCGGCCGCGGGATTGGCGCCGCTACGGCGTTGTTGGCTGCCGAGCAAGGCTATCGGATCTGCATCAACTATCAGTCGGATGAACAAGCCGCGCAAAGCGTGCTGGAGCAAGTCCGCGCACTAGGCGCACAAGCCATCGCGGTGCGCGCCGACGTCAGCATCGAAGACGAAGTCATCGCGCTGTTCCATCGCGTCGATACTGAATTGGGTCGCGTCACCGCCCTGGTGAACAATGCTGGCACCGTCGGGCAAAAGTCGCGGGTCGACGAAATGTCCGAATTTCGCATTCTCAAGATCATGAAAACCAATGTCCTGGCGCCAATTCTCTGCGCCAAGCACGCGATCCTGCGCATGTCGCCCAAGCACGGCGGGCAGGGCGGCAGTATCGTCAATGTGTCGTCGGTGGCCTCGCGTCTTGGTTCGCCAAACGAATACGTTGATTACGCCGCGTCCAAAGGTGCACTCGATACCTTCACCATTGGCTTGTCCAAGGAAGTGGCGGGTGAGGGGATTCGGGTCAACGCCGTGCGCCCAGGCTACATCTATACCGATTTCCATGCCTTGAGCGGTGATCCGGATCGGGTCAGCAAGCTGGAGTCGGCGATTCCGATGGCCCGTGGCGGCCGGCCGGATGAAGTGGCGGAGGCGATTGTCTGGTTGTTGTCGGACAAGGCGTCGTATGCGACCGGGACGTTTGTTGATTTGGGTGGCGGGCGTTAA
- the mapR gene encoding GntR family transcriptional regulator MpaR (MapR regulates genes involved in Pseudomonas quinolone signal (PQS) production and anthranilate metabolism) produces MKRYEKFADDIAELIRSGVLGPGQRVPSVRYASQTYGVSPSTVFQAYYLLERRGLIRARPRSGYFVNTHAPSPFSEPVISSHVNDSTEVDVSELVFSVLDSIKDPSTIPFGSAFPSPTLFPLQRLSRSLASAAREMDPRMVVTDMSPGNPQLRRQIALRYMVGGLMLPMEELLITNGALEALNLCLQAVTEPGDLVAIEAPAFYASLQVLERLKLKAVEIPVHPRDGIDLGVLAQTLERHPIKACWCMTSFQNPMGATMPEAKKQELVELLRRHQVPLIEDDVYAELYYGQQAPKPAKAFDTEGLVMHCGSFAKSLAPGYRIGWVAAGRYAQKIERLKLMTSLCASMPAQAAIADYLQHGGYDRHLRKLRYALEEQQSAMLAAIARYFPAQTRVSQPAGGYFLWLELPPQMDSLKLFQMALAQGISIAPGPIFSPTQRFRNCIRLNYGSPWTEDSEKAMETLGRIVRSF; encoded by the coding sequence ATGAAACGCTACGAAAAATTCGCCGACGACATCGCTGAACTGATCCGCTCCGGCGTCCTTGGCCCCGGCCAGCGCGTGCCTTCGGTGCGTTACGCCAGCCAGACCTACGGCGTCAGCCCGTCCACGGTGTTCCAGGCCTATTACCTGCTCGAACGCCGTGGCCTGATCCGTGCTCGGCCGCGCTCCGGCTACTTCGTCAACACCCATGCGCCGAGCCCGTTTTCCGAACCGGTGATCAGCAGCCACGTCAACGACTCCACCGAAGTCGACGTCAGCGAACTGGTGTTCTCAGTACTCGATTCGATCAAAGACCCGAGCACCATCCCCTTCGGCTCGGCATTCCCCAGCCCGACCCTGTTTCCGCTGCAACGCCTGTCGCGCTCGCTGGCCAGCGCCGCCCGCGAGATGGACCCGCGCATGGTCGTCACCGACATGTCGCCGGGCAATCCGCAACTGCGCCGGCAAATCGCTCTGCGCTACATGGTCGGCGGCCTGATGCTGCCGATGGAAGAATTGCTGATCACCAACGGCGCCCTCGAAGCGCTGAACCTGTGCCTGCAAGCCGTGACCGAACCCGGTGACCTGGTGGCCATCGAAGCCCCGGCCTTCTACGCCAGCCTGCAAGTACTGGAACGGCTGAAACTCAAAGCCGTGGAAATTCCCGTGCACCCGCGCGATGGCATCGACCTCGGCGTGCTTGCGCAAACCCTGGAACGCCACCCGATCAAGGCCTGCTGGTGCATGACCAGTTTCCAGAACCCGATGGGCGCAACCATGCCCGAGGCGAAGAAACAGGAATTGGTCGAACTGCTGCGTCGCCATCAAGTGCCGCTGATCGAAGACGACGTTTACGCCGAGCTCTATTACGGCCAGCAGGCACCGAAACCGGCCAAGGCCTTCGACACCGAAGGCCTGGTGATGCATTGCGGCTCGTTCGCCAAGAGCCTGGCCCCCGGCTATCGCATCGGCTGGGTCGCCGCCGGGCGTTATGCGCAGAAAATCGAACGGCTGAAACTGATGACTTCGCTGTGTGCCTCGATGCCGGCGCAAGCGGCGATCGCCGATTATCTGCAACACGGCGGCTACGACCGGCACCTGCGCAAACTGCGCTACGCACTGGAAGAACAGCAGAGCGCGATGCTTGCTGCGATTGCCCGTTACTTTCCGGCGCAGACGCGGGTCAGCCAACCGGCCGGCGGCTACTTCCTGTGGCTGGAATTGCCACCGCAGATGGATTCGCTGAAGTTGTTTCAGATGGCACTGGCGCAAGGCATCAGCATCGCGCCGGGGCCGATTTTCTCGCCGACGCAGCGCTTCAGGAATTGTATTCGGTTGAACTATGGCAGCCCTTGGACTGAGGACTCGGAGAAGGCGATGGAGACGTTGGGGCGGATTGTGCGGTCGTTCTGA
- the ccoG gene encoding cytochrome c oxidase accessory protein CcoG translates to MSEQIPVRTVEASPTIKSVPARPMKATAKSSDNQIHTRSFTGLFRTLRMSGAGFLFVLFFGTVWLNWGGRQAVLWDLSESKFHIFGATFWPQDFILLSALLIIAAFGLFAITVFAGRVWCGYTCPQSSWTWIFMWCEKITEGERNQRIKLQAAPWSLNKLARRAAKHTLWLAISVLTGLTFVGYFTPIRPLAEELLTLQIGGVSLFWVLFFTAATYINAGWLREAVCMHMCPYARFQSVMFDKDTLAISYDVARGENRGPRKRDVKPLEAGLGDCIDCQLCVQVCPTGIDIRDGLQMECIGCAACIDACDSIMDKMNYPRGLIRYSSERELQGGKTHLLRPRLIGYSVVLVAMIGALAWALVERPMVSLDVTKDRGLFRENGQGQIENIYSLKVINKTQQRQDYNLTLVEGDGFQLQGKTELSLAPGEIVDVPVSVAMTTERPASSSQTLSFKIADSDEPEVYSVAKSRFVAPMNR, encoded by the coding sequence ATGAGCGAACAAATCCCCGTCCGAACCGTAGAAGCATCCCCAACTATCAAAAGTGTGCCCGCACGCCCAATGAAGGCGACGGCCAAGTCCAGCGACAACCAGATCCACACCCGCAGCTTCACCGGCCTTTTCCGCACCCTGCGCATGAGCGGTGCGGGATTTCTGTTCGTGCTGTTTTTCGGCACCGTGTGGCTGAACTGGGGCGGACGTCAGGCAGTGCTCTGGGATCTTTCCGAAAGCAAATTTCACATCTTCGGCGCGACGTTCTGGCCGCAGGATTTCATTCTGCTTTCGGCGCTGCTGATCATCGCCGCGTTCGGCCTGTTCGCCATCACCGTGTTTGCCGGCCGGGTCTGGTGCGGCTACACCTGCCCGCAGAGTTCGTGGACATGGATTTTCATGTGGTGCGAGAAGATCACTGAAGGCGAGCGCAACCAACGCATCAAACTGCAAGCCGCGCCGTGGAGCCTGAACAAACTGGCCCGGCGCGCGGCCAAGCACACCTTGTGGCTGGCGATCAGCGTGCTGACTGGCCTGACTTTCGTTGGTTACTTCACGCCGATCCGGCCATTGGCCGAAGAACTGCTGACCCTGCAAATCGGTGGCGTCAGTCTGTTCTGGGTGCTGTTCTTCACTGCCGCCACCTACATCAACGCCGGCTGGCTGCGTGAGGCGGTGTGCATGCACATGTGCCCGTATGCGCGGTTCCAGAGCGTGATGTTCGACAAGGACACCCTGGCGATTTCCTACGATGTGGCCCGTGGCGAGAACCGTGGCCCGCGTAAACGCGATGTGAAACCGCTCGAGGCTGGCCTCGGTGATTGCATCGACTGTCAGTTGTGCGTGCAGGTCTGCCCGACCGGCATCGACATCCGCGATGGCTTGCAGATGGAGTGCATCGGTTGTGCCGCGTGTATCGACGCCTGCGATTCGATCATGGACAAAATGAACTACCCGCGCGGTTTGATCCGCTACAGTTCCGAGCGCGAATTGCAGGGCGGCAAGACCCACCTGCTGCGTCCGCGTTTGATCGGCTACAGCGTGGTGCTGGTGGCGATGATTGGCGCGCTGGCATGGGCGCTGGTTGAGCGGCCGATGGTCTCGCTGGACGTGACCAAGGATCGCGGCTTGTTCCGTGAAAACGGTCAGGGCCAGATCGAAAACATCTATAGCCTTAAAGTCATCAACAAGACCCAGCAACGCCAGGACTACAACCTGACACTGGTGGAGGGCGACGGTTTCCAGCTGCAAGGCAAGACCGAGCTGAGCCTGGCCCCGGGGGAAATTGTCGATGTGCCGGTGTCGGTGGCGATGACCACAGAGCGCCCGGCCAGCAGCTCGCAGACCTTGAGTTTCAAGATTGCCGACAGCGATGAGCCTGAGGTTTACAGCGTGGCGAAGAGCAGGTTTGTTGCGCCGATGAATCGCTGA
- a CDS encoding DUF3203 family protein, with protein sequence MPLRVDESNPEQKVCFFTVENGEEIRICDTLEVRTDSDKAMSFVEIEGRRVYITEAEADELTVAGAKDGRKHLKADESGSVI encoded by the coding sequence ATGCCTCTTCGAGTCGATGAATCCAACCCCGAGCAAAAAGTGTGTTTTTTCACCGTCGAGAATGGTGAAGAAATCCGCATTTGCGACACCTTGGAAGTGCGCACGGACAGTGACAAGGCCATGTCGTTCGTGGAAATAGAAGGCCGCCGCGTTTACATCACCGAGGCAGAAGCCGACGAATTGACCGTCGCAGGCGCCAAGGACGGCCGCAAGCATTTGAAGGCCGACGAGAGTGGTTCGGTGATTTGA
- a CDS encoding MgtC/SapB family protein, translating into MNAWWHEVWETLQAEFADVGDASQLTRITVRLLMAAILGGILGFEREHKGKAAGVRTHMLVALGAALFVLVPQTSGAESDAMSRVVQGVIAGIGFLGAGTILKNKEGDEGHVKGLTTAAGLWMTAAIGVAAGLGREATALLSTFLALGIFSVMPRIVKLFEKEEEKTDDH; encoded by the coding sequence ATGAACGCGTGGTGGCATGAAGTGTGGGAAACCCTGCAAGCGGAGTTCGCCGACGTTGGCGACGCTTCGCAATTGACGCGGATTACCGTGCGCCTGCTGATGGCGGCGATTCTGGGCGGCATTCTCGGGTTCGAGCGTGAGCATAAAGGCAAGGCGGCCGGGGTGCGCACGCATATGTTGGTAGCGCTGGGGGCGGCGCTGTTTGTGCTGGTGCCGCAGACGTCCGGAGCCGAGTCCGATGCGATGAGTCGCGTGGTGCAAGGGGTGATTGCCGGGATCGGCTTTCTCGGTGCCGGGACTATCCTGAAAAACAAGGAAGGCGATGAGGGCCATGTCAAAGGCCTGACCACGGCGGCCGGGTTGTGGATGACGGCGGCCATTGGTGTCGCGGCGGGGTTGGGCAGGGAAGCGACGGCGCTGCTCAGTACCTTTCTCGCGCTGGGGATTTTCAGCGTGATGCCGCGGATCGTGAAGCTCTTCGAAAAAGAAGAGGAGAAGACTGATGACCACTGA
- a CDS encoding alpha-1,4-glucan--maltose-1-phosphate maltosyltransferase codes for MTAEKPSEQSYNPHMPLSQALLLPRIVIENTMPTLDGGQFAVKSIAGREVVVTSKVFADGHDKLAVRIRWCEEGEETWQSEVMADQGNNGWQGQFRPEHQGRYLYCIEAWIDHFASFQYELEKKHTAAVPVSLELQEGRSMVQQAAERSEGQLSEQLAALHHELSGLLETEQVALFLHSRSAQLMAEADHRAYLSVSPEFPMDVERELAEFASWYELFPRSITDDPHRHGTFNDVHSRLPMIQDMGFDVLYFTPIHPIGRAHRKGRNNSLTAGPDDPGSPYAIGSEEGGHEAIHSQLGTREDFRRLVAAAADHGLEIALDFAIQCSQDHPWLKQHPGWFNWRPDGTIKYAENPPKKYQDIVNVDFYAPDAIPSLWIELRDIVIGWVEEGVKIFRVDNPHTKPLPFWQWLIADVRALYPEVIFLAEAFTTPAMMARLGKVGYTQSYTYFTWRNTKNELATYLTELNESPWRECYRPNFFVNTPDINPAFLHESGRPGFLIRAALATMGSGLWGMYSGFELCESAPVPGKEEYLDSEKYEIRVRDFTAPGNIIAEIAQLNRIRRQNPALHTHLGLKVYNAWNDNILYFGKRSFDGSNFILVAVSLDPHNVQEANFELPLWEMGLPDDATTHGEDLMNGHRWDWHGKYQFMRLDPAYQPFGIWRITA; via the coding sequence ATGACTGCTGAAAAACCCTCTGAACAAAGCTACAACCCGCACATGCCGCTGTCGCAGGCCTTGCTGCTGCCGCGCATTGTCATTGAAAACACCATGCCGACGCTCGATGGCGGACAGTTCGCCGTGAAGTCGATTGCCGGCCGTGAAGTGGTGGTTACCAGCAAGGTGTTTGCCGACGGTCACGACAAACTCGCCGTGCGCATCCGCTGGTGTGAGGAAGGCGAAGAGACCTGGCAAAGCGAAGTCATGGCCGATCAGGGAAACAATGGCTGGCAAGGCCAGTTCCGCCCTGAGCATCAGGGCCGCTACCTGTATTGCATCGAGGCGTGGATCGACCACTTCGCCAGTTTTCAGTATGAGCTGGAGAAGAAACACACCGCTGCTGTTCCGGTTTCGCTGGAATTGCAGGAAGGCCGGAGCATGGTGCAACAGGCCGCCGAACGCAGCGAAGGGCAGCTCAGCGAACAGCTTGCCGCGTTGCACCACGAATTGTCCGGGTTGCTCGAAACCGAGCAGGTCGCGCTGTTTCTGCACTCGCGCAGTGCGCAATTGATGGCTGAGGCCGATCACCGCGCCTACTTGAGCGTCAGTCCTGAATTCCCCATGGACGTCGAACGCGAACTGGCCGAGTTCGCCAGTTGGTATGAATTGTTTCCACGTTCGATCACCGACGATCCCCACCGTCACGGCACTTTTAACGATGTGCACTCACGTCTGCCAATGATTCAGGACATGGGCTTCGACGTGCTGTACTTCACGCCGATCCACCCGATCGGCCGCGCCCATCGCAAGGGTCGCAACAATTCCCTGACCGCCGGCCCCGATGATCCGGGCAGCCCTTATGCCATCGGCAGTGAGGAGGGCGGCCACGAGGCGATTCACTCGCAACTGGGCACCCGCGAAGATTTCCGCCGACTGGTGGCCGCCGCCGCCGATCACGGTTTGGAAATCGCTCTCGATTTCGCCATTCAGTGCTCCCAGGATCACCCGTGGCTCAAGCAGCACCCGGGCTGGTTCAACTGGCGCCCCGACGGCACGATCAAATACGCCGAAAACCCACCGAAGAAATATCAGGACATCGTCAACGTCGACTTCTATGCGCCGGACGCGATTCCGAGCCTTTGGATCGAGCTGCGTGACATCGTCATTGGCTGGGTCGAGGAGGGCGTGAAGATCTTCCGCGTCGACAATCCACACACCAAACCGCTGCCGTTCTGGCAATGGCTGATCGCCGATGTGCGGGCGCTGTACCCGGAAGTGATCTTCCTCGCCGAAGCCTTTACCACGCCGGCGATGATGGCGCGTCTGGGCAAGGTCGGCTACACACAGAGCTACACCTATTTCACTTGGCGCAATACCAAAAACGAACTGGCCACGTACCTCACCGAACTGAATGAATCGCCGTGGCGCGAGTGCTACCGGCCGAACTTCTTCGTCAATACGCCCGACATCAACCCGGCGTTCCTGCACGAATCCGGGCGCCCGGGGTTTCTGATCCGCGCGGCGCTGGCGACCATGGGCTCGGGCCTGTGGGGCATGTATTCGGGGTTCGAGCTGTGCGAGTCGGCGCCGGTGCCGGGCAAAGAGGAATACCTCGACTCGGAGAAGTACGAGATTCGCGTCCGCGACTTCACCGCGCCCGGCAACATCATTGCCGAGATCGCCCAGCTCAACCGCATTCGTCGGCAGAACCCGGCGCTGCACACGCACCTGGGCCTGAAGGTCTACAACGCGTGGAACGACAACATTCTGTATTTCGGCAAGCGCAGTTTTGACGGCAGCAATTTCATTCTGGTCGCGGTCAGCCTCGATCCGCACAACGTGCAGGAGGCGAATTTCGAACTGCCGCTGTGGGAAATGGGCCTGCCTGATGACGCGACGACCCACGGCGAAGACTTGATGAACGGGCATCGCTGGGACTGGCACGGCAAATACCAGTTCATGCGCCTGGACCCTGCGTATCAGCCGTTTGGCATCTGGCGAATTACTGCCTGA